TAGAAGAGGGAGATGGGGGTGCCGATACTTCTAAGTTTTCTGGGATACCAAGCCTTGCTGAAAATGAACCCTACCCTCGCTGTGGGACTTGTCAGGCATTGATGCCGCTATTTTTGCAACTCAATCTCAATCAACTGCCAGAAGAACTATTAGGTCGATTTGGTAGCGGACTGCTGCAAATGTTTTACTGTACCGACTGTGACAGCTATCTGCCGCTAGAAAATACCAAGTTGGTTCGCCTTGTGCAGCCTTTGGCTGGCTCTCAATCTTTGCAAGGTGAAAACTATCCTTCGTTTCCGGCTAAGACGATTGTAGGATGGACGCAACTGGATGACTACCCTAGCCCTGAAGAGCATAACGAACTGGGACTAATTTTCGATTACGACTTTTCAGCTAATACAGTACGAATTGAGTGTCCGTTAGTGGGGTTAGTCACTGAAGATTTAGCAATGGATTCTGCTCCTGAAGCTGAAGAGGTAGCGACTGCCCTGCCAGGTGATAAACTGGCTGGCTATCCAGGCTGGATTCAAGGTATAGAGTATCCAGAGTGTCCTCAATGTAACCGCAGAATGGAGCTTGTTTTCCAGATTGATTCTGAAGACAATTTACCCTATATGTTTGGTGATGTGGGTTGTGGACACATTACCCAATGCCCAGAACACAAAG
This genomic stretch from Coleofasciculus sp. FACHB-1120 harbors:
- a CDS encoding DUF1963 domain-containing protein; translation: MEAKEILDRLALWRDAQKRSTWKPIVEEGDGGADTSKFSGIPSLAENEPYPRCGTCQALMPLFLQLNLNQLPEELLGRFGSGLLQMFYCTDCDSYLPLENTKLVRLVQPLAGSQSLQGENYPSFPAKTIVGWTQLDDYPSPEEHNELGLIFDYDFSANTVRIECPLVGLVTEDLAMDSAPEAEEVATALPGDKLAGYPGWIQGIEYPECPQCNRRMELVFQIDSEDNLPYMFGDVGCGHITQCPEHKEILTFGRACS